A stretch of DNA from Polyodon spathula isolate WHYD16114869_AA unplaced genomic scaffold, ASM1765450v1 scaffolds_2193, whole genome shotgun sequence:
tacagcattaataaaaagacaacgcagagcgtcatccaccaaactacaacattaataaaaagacaacgcagagcgtcatccaccaaactacaacattaataaaaagacaacgcagagcgtcatccacaaactacaacattaataaaaagaacgtcatccaccaaactacagcattaataaaaagacaacgcagagcgtcatccaccaaactacagcattaataaaaagacaacgcagagcgtcatccaccaaactacaacattaataaaaagacaacgcagagcgtcatccaccaaactaaTGCTCCCCACATCTGCATCACAGAGCGCTTTGGCAAATTCCTTAATTCTCTGGTCACTCCCTGTGTGTCGGATACCGTTGCTTCAGTAGCCGGAGGAGAATTCCAGCTCCCATTTCCTATCACAGTGCCAGCACTGCGTCTAGTCTCTGATattggtgttagcagtgggatagtCTTCATTGTCTTACCTCGTCCAGCTCCTCCCTCCTCTGAGCCTCCTCCGCGCGCCTCCGAATGTCCTCCTGAATCGTCTGCGCGTACTCCGAGTCCTGCTCCTCACTGCAAACGAGAGACGCGAGAAGAGAGGTTCCTGTTAAACAGGGTGCAAGAGGATTACGAAGAAGTGAAACgaagaaacaaaaaatatcagCAAATCCCAGGATCTGTTTCTTTATCACCACAAGCTAAGCAAAGCAGCACAAAGGCTGGGGAGTGAAAGGCtaccagcaggactgggatagtCACCAGAAACCCTCGATACAATTACAGCCTTATTACTGTCTGCACATTTGAGCTGCATCGGATTCTTTGCATCACTGCGGAaattaatgaaacaataaaaaacaacgtCAGGACACTTAATGACAGTCAGCATTTCCAAGCTGCTTCTTGGCGCTAGCTTCATTTTCAaagggtttttttattttggcacacAGACCCTGATGAGCTGGGTGCGGCTGTGCGTTTGCTATATTAGACTGCAGTACGGGTTAGCACAGCTCAGACACAGCCTGCTCCTCGCCTCTCTTACATCTGTCTCCTGCAGTCCGCTAGCCGGCGCTGACGGTCCTCTTCGTCCTGCAGTCTCTTGGCAACGCGGACGTCTCTCTGCACCAGCTGGTTCTTCTGGATGTTGGAGGCGTAATACTGTTCAACTGCGGggcacagacacaacacacacacacatcactggaGACGCACAGCAAGACAGACCTGCAGCGCTGGGGACTGACGCGCCCTTTTCTCTCTGTTTGAAACTAATGTTCTTTCATTCTGGCTCAGCCAGAAAACAATAAGGGTGTTTCTGTAACCctataaaacagcaacaaaaaatataatgaagTTACCGCAGCTGGCGTGCCTGTTTACAAAGCTTTcgtgaacaaacaaacagcagcgaCTGAGGAGAGGCGATCCTCGACGGGTCATGAAGTATTACGATCTGCAATTCTGACAAACCTTTTCAGGATTTAAAATTCCCCTGGGCactaatctaaattaaaaaaaaatatatacaggtaTCTTCAAACAGGACTGACAGCATGACGAGCAAAAAAAACGAATGGGTGAAAAATCAGTGATATTGTACAATACAGCAATCTGCAGCAGAGCTCAGAGCAGACAGCAGACTTCCTGTGCTGCTGCATTTTCTATTACTGGAGCAGACCCAAGCAGCTCTGCGTTATCGATGCTGCTGTTCCCTGTTCAGTAAACTGTGCTCAGGATCGTCCGGGAATATCCCTTCCTGCACGGAAACACTTACCACGCCTCGTCGGCTCTGGGCTTCTGAACGAGAGGAGGGGGGGCATGCTGCAGATGAACcccaaacagaaacagaaaccagtGATCCTGGCTCGATTGTTCGATGACGAGGACGGGGTTTTCAAGGCGCCAGTACTTACTTTCTTGTTCCTGCAGGTTGTGAGCCAACGCCCCATCCTCCAGCACTGCGAATCCCTGacacactacaaaacaaaggagacACAAgagtcagcgcggccgtcaccaacacaccgcaaaacagaggagacactggagtcagcgcggccgtcaccgacacaccgcaaaacagaggagacaccggagtcagcgcggccgtcaccaacacaccgcaaaacagaggagacaccggagtcagcgcggccgtcaccgacacaccgcaaaacagaggagacaccggagtcagcgcggccgtcaccaacacaccgcaaaacagaggagacactggagtcagcgcggccgtcaccaacacaccgcaaaacagaggagacacaggagtcagcgcggccgtcaccaacacaccgcaaaacagaggagacactgGGATCAATTAcggccgtcaccaacacaccgcaaaacagaggagacaccggagtcagcgcggccgtcaccaacacagaggagacacaggagtcagcgcggccgtcaccgAGTCCGCAGcggagtcagcgcggccgtcaccgacacaccgcaaaacagaggagacacgtcaggagtcagcgcggccgtcaccaacacaccgcaaaacagaggagacactggagtcagcgcggccgtcaccaacacaccgCAAAATCAGACACaggagtcagcgcggccgtcaccaacacaccgcaaaacagaggagacactggagtcagcgcggccgtcaccaacacaccgcaaaacagaggagacaccgGAGTCAGTCGGCCGTCAgacacaccgcaaaacagaggagacacaggagtcagcgcggccgtcaccaacacaccgcaaaacagaggagacaccaggagtcagcgcggccgtcaccaacacaccgcaaaacagaggagacactggagtcagcgcggccgtcaccgacacaccgcaaaacagaggagacactggagtcagcgcggccgtcaccgacacaccgcaaaacagaggagacaccggagtcagcgcggccgtcaccgacacaccgcaaaacagaggagacaccggagtcagcgcggccgtcaccaacacaccgcaaaacagaggagacactggagtcagcgcggccgtcaccaacacaccgcaaaacagaggagacactggagtcagcgcggccgtcaccaacacaccgcaaaacagaggagacactggagtcagcgcggccgtcaccaacaccccgcaaaacagaggagacacaggagtcagcgcggccgtcaccaacacaccgcaaaacagaggagacaccggagtcagcgcggccgtcaccaacacacaccgcaaaacagaggagacacaggAGTCAGCGACGGGTCaccaacacaccgcaaaacagaggagacacaggagtcagcgcggccgtcaccaacaccccgcaaaacagaggagacaccggagtcagcgcggccgtcaccgacacaccgcaaaacagaggagacaccggagtcagcgcggccgtcaaaaacacaccgcaaaacagaggagacactggagtcagcgcggccgtcaccaacacaccgcaaaacagaggagacactggagtcagcgcggccgtcaccaacacaccgcaaaacagaggagacccggagtcagcgcggccgtcaccgACACACCGCAAACCTGCAGACACaggagtcagcgcggccgtcaccaacacaccgCAATGCAGAGGAGACACtggagtcagcgcggccgtcaccaacacaccgcaaaacagaggagacacaggAGTCAGCAGACGGCCGTCACCAACACAacgcaaaacagaggagacactggagtcagcgcggccgtcaccgacacaccgcaaaacagaggagacactggagtcagcgcggccgtcaccaacacaccgcaaaacagaggagacaccggagtcagcgcggccgtcaccaacACGCCGCAAAACAGAGGAGGggagtcagcgcggccgtcaccaacacaccgcaaaacagaggagacactggagtcagcgcggccgtcaccaacacaccgcaaaacagaggagacaaGGAGTCAGCGTCAGCAcggccgtcaccaacacaccgcaaaacagaggagacaccggagtcagcgcggccgtcaccaacacaccgcaaaacagaggagacacaggAGTCAGCAcggccgtcaccaacacaccgcaaaacagaggagacaccggagtcagcgcggccgtcaccaacacaccgcaaaacagaggagacaccggagtcagcgcggccgtcaccaacacaccgcaaaacagaggagacacaggagtcagcgcggccgtcaccaacacaccgcaaaacagaggagacacaggAGTCAGCAcggccg
This window harbors:
- the LOC121310450 gene encoding coiled-coil domain-containing protein 50-like, with amino-acid sequence MPPLLSFRSPEPTRRVEQYYASNIQKNQLVQRDVRVAKRLQDEEDRQRRLADCRRQIEEQDSEYAQTIQEDIRRRAEEAQRREELDEVRQ